AATGATCGAAGACAATCTTGTTGAGTTTGTGGGTAAGAGATTTGAATGTGTGGATGGTGGTATGCGTCCAAATGAACCAATCGAAATTGTTTTGCGACCAGAAGACTTAACCATTACGACAGCTGATAAAGGAAAATTAGTGGTTACGGTTGATACACAATTATTTCGGGGTGTGCATTATGAAATTATTTGTCATGATGAAGATCATAATGAATGGATGGTTCATTCCACAAGAAAAGCCACAGTAGGTGGGAAAGTGGGGCTCTTTTTTGAGCCGGAGGATATTCATGTAATGCGCTTTAATGAGTCAGAAGAAGACTTCGATGCTCGTTTAGAAAGCTACGAAGAATAGGAGGAGTATAATGAAAACAATGCGTCGGATTTATTCGATTCCTTACACGCTGTGGTTATTATTGTTTGTGATTGCTCCTGTTTTGATGATTATCTATCAGTCATTTTTTGATATGAATGGGCAGTTTACTTTAGCTAATTATCAAACCTATTTTACCTCAGGGACGTATTTAAGTATGACGTTAAATTCTGTTTGGTATGCTTTTTTGATTACGTTATTCACTTTGTTAATTAGTTATCCGACAGCGTATTTTTTAACGAAATTAAAACACAAACAACTTTGGCTGATGTTGGTGATTCTGCCGACTTGGGTTAATTTGTTGCTGAAAGCTTATGCGTTTATTGGAATCTTTAGTATTCATGGAAATGTTAATCAGTTTTTAAGTTTTATTGGACTTGGTTCACATCAGATATTATTTACGGATTTTAGTTTTCTTTTTGTAGCAACGTATATTGAAATTCCATTTATGATATTGCCGATTTTCAATGCGTTGGAAGAAATGAATCCTTCATTGATTAGTGCCAGTCGTGATTTAGGTGCAAATAATGTCGTGACCTTTAGACGAGTGATTTTTCCTTTATCATTGAATGGTGTAAAAAGTGGCGTTCAAGCCGTGTTTATACCATCCCTTTCATTGTTCATGTTGACACGTTTGATTGGTGGAAATCGAGTGATTACATTGGGAACAGCCATTGAAGAACATTTTATGGTGACTCAAAATTGGGGAATGGGTTCCACAATTGGTGTGATTTTGATTGTAGCAATGTTTTTCGTGATGTTATTGACAGGTGAGAAGAAGAAAAAGGAGCGTGGAAAATGACGAAGAAAAATTTAAGTGGTCGTATCTATATTTGATCGTTGTTTTTGCGTTATTGTATGCGCCAATTTTTTACCTGATTTTTTATTCGTTTAATGATACGGACACAATGAATAAATTTACTGGTTTTACTTTAGCGAATTATATGGCTGTTTTTGACGATACGCGGTTGTTAGTCATTGTGTTAAATACTTTTTTATTGGCTTTCTTATCGGCTCTATTAGCAACGATTATTGGTACATTTGGGGCAATGGGTATCTATTATACGAGACGAAGAAAAACGAGAACCGCATTGATGAGTTTTAATAATATTTTACTTGTATCGCCAGATGTGATTATCGGCGCTAGTTTTTTGATTTTTTTCACGTCTGTTGGCTTTATAAGCCTTGGTTTTTCCAGTGTATTACTTTCTCATATTGCCTTTAGCATTCCAATTGTTGTGTTGATGGTTTTACCAAAATTGCAAGAAATGAATGATTCAATGGTGGATGCAGCGCGTGATCTTGGTGCTAATAATGTACAAGTAATTAAAAATATTATTTTGCCGTTTTTAGCTCCAGGCATTATTGCTGGTTATTTTATGGCGTTTACTTATTCACTGGATGACTTTGCGGTGACTTTCTTCGTTACAGGAAATGGCTTTTCAACGTTATCAGTTGAAATCTATTCCAGAGCTAGACAAGGAATTAGCTTAGAAATCAATGCTTTAAGTACATTAGTCTTCCTTTTTTCAATGGTTTTAGTTATTGGCTATTATTTTATCAGTCAAGACAATACGCCTAAACGGTTGAAAAAGATGCGCCAAGAGCAAAGCGAGGTGGCAAAACTAAAATGAAAAAACTCCAATCTTTGCTTATTGGGATTTTAGCGATTATTTTGATCCTCTTTTTAGGGGTGCGCCAGTTAGAAAAAGCTAGTGGCATGTCTGGTGCGGACACGTTAACGATTTATAACTGGGGCGATTATATTGACCCTGATTTGCTACGTAAATTTGAAAAAGAGTCTGGCTATAAAGTAAACTACGAAACCTTCGATTCAAATGAAGCCATGTTTACAAAGATTCAACAAGGAGGAACAGCTTACGATATTACAATCCCTTCAGAGTATATGATTCAAAAAATGATGAAGGAAAAAATGCTATTACCAATTGATCATACGAAATTAAAAGGGTTAGAAGCAATCGATGAACGATTCTTAAATCTAGATTTCGATCCGCAAAATCGATATTCGATCCCTTATTTTTGGGGAACATTAGGAATCATATACAACGATAAGTTTGCGAGTGAAGAAGACATTAAACATTGGGACGATTTGTGGAAACCAAAACTAAAAGATAATGTGATGTTGATCGATGGTGCTCGTGAAGTTCTCGGATTATCGTTGAACAGTTTAGGTTATTCATTAAATAGTAAAAATAATCATGAGTTACGTGAGGCGACTAACAAGTTAAATACACTGACAACCAATGTCAAAGCCATTGTTGCCGATGAAATCAAAATGTATATGATTAATGAAGAAAGTGCAGCGGCTGTGACGTTTTCTGGAGAAGCAGCTGAAATGTTAGCTGGGAATGAGCATCTCCATTATGTCATTCCTTCAGAAGGATCTAATCTTTGGTTTGATAATATCGTTATCCCTAAAACAGCGAAAAATATCAAAGGTTCCTATGCATTTATCAATTTTATGTTAAGGCCTGAAAATGCTGCTCAAAATGCGGAATATATTGGTTATTCCACACCGAATAAACTCGCAAAGAAATTATTACCAAAAGAAATTTCAAGCGATGAACAATTTTATCCAAATGACGAAACAATTAAACACTTAGAAGTGTATGAAGACATTGGAGCGAAGTATCTAGGTATTTATAATGATTTGTTTTTGGAGTTTAAGATGTATCGGAAATAAGTAACCCGTAAAAAATTCTCTTGCCAGAATACGTTCTAGCAAGAGAATTTTTTTACGTAGTGGAAGCAAATAGGTTTAAAATCAATTTTTTTTTGATCTAATTATGAATTTTATTAGAAAATTTCGTTATTTAAGAGTCAAGTGCAAGATTTTACTGTATACTTATGGTAAAATAAATTCAACTTATAGAAGGTCACACGTGATTGTTGATGAAAAAGGACAGATACATATTAAACAGAAATTACACCTTTCTAGAACAAAATAACTATTATATAGAAAAGTTATTTTTCTAGTCTTTGTAGATGTCTTAACTACTTTATGAGAGGAACTAAAAATTAAATGAAAAGAAAATTACTATCATTTCAAATGGCTTGCGTATTGTTAAGCCTTAATCTAAGTCCAATTTTGGGTTATGCGGATGAATTGAACACAGAATCAACAACTTCTGAAGAAGGGACAGTAGAACAGGGGACTAACGATAGTTCTTCTACAGAAGAAACGACGACAGATTCGTCTACGTCATCTTCCAATACAGAAACTGGTACAACAGAATCAAGTACAGAAAAGCCGGTCACACCAACTGAACCTGTCGCTCCTCAAAAGCCTGTTGAGCCGCAACAACCGCAACCAACAGCTCCTGAAAATAACACTGGAGCGCCAATTGTTGAACAACCACAGCAAGTCGTTGATAACAGCCATGCAACTGTTCGACCAGACCAAGAGATTTCGATTGTAAAGAATGAACCTACTGAAATGTTTATTCGTCGAATCGGTGAGAAAGCTCGTGCTGTAGGGCAAAAAAATGATCTTTATGCTTCTATTATGATAGCTCAAGCCATTTTAGAAACAGGATCTGGCGGCAGTCAACTTAGTCAACAACCATACCACAATTTATTTGGAATCAAAGGTGAATATGAAGGACAAAGTGTGATTTTTTCAACGCAAGAAGATGATGGATCAGGTAACTGGTTTACAATCGATGCAGCCTTTAAACAATACCCAAGCGTTAAAGAATCATTTGAGGATTATGCTAAGTTGATGAAAGAAGGCATTAATTCCAACCCTGAGATTTATGCTGGAACATGGAAGTCTAATGCAACAAGTTATCAAGAGGCAACAAAAGCTTTGACAGGTGTTTATGCCACTGACACAAGTTATGATCAAAAGTTGAATGCCTTTATTGAAGAATATAATTTAACGGAATACGATAAAGCAGAACCATCTAAAACTTCGTCAGAATTGATTATCGCAGATACACATGCGGATAGTGATTTCCCAGATTATACTGGTGAGACGTATGCAGGGTCAGAATTATACGCTGCAGGTAATTGTACTCAGTATGTATACAATCGTATTGTTCAAATCGGTGGGTATATTGAAACCACTATGGGAAATGGAATGGATTGGGGCAATACAGGAAAAGCAAATGGCTATGAAGTAACGCATACACCAAAAGCAGGAACGGCAGTAAGTTTCCAACCAACTGTTGCTGGAGCAGATGGAACGTATGGTCACGTGGCGTTTGTGGAACATGTCTATGAGGATGGTTCTATCTTGATTTCTGAAATGAATGCTGCAGGTTTAGGCGTAGTGTCATTTAGAGTGATTGACCAAAATACAGCAAATACACTAACATATGTAACACCAAAATAGACTGAATGAAAGTGGGTAGCAATTTCCTAAAAAGCTACCCGCTTTTGTTTTGCTATGTTTCAGATACTTTTACTTTTTCTTAATGCTTCTATAGAAAACCTAAATGATTTAGGCATAGATTCTTCAAAACTTTTGGCTATTATAAATACATACCCAATAACAAACCCAAACAAAACACTTTTTCATTTTTACTCCTCAAGTAAAAAGAACTCCTTTTCCGCTCGGTCACCCAGCCGAGCGGTATTTTTTGTAAAAATGTTACGTAGCAAAAAAATGTCTGTGATATCACTCATTGAGCCATATCACAGACATTTTTAGTTGAATAAGAGAGTTTACAAAATCAACTTAATACTTTATTTTTTCCATTCAGCAACTTCGTTTGGATGCTTGTCAATCCAATTTCTAGCAGCTTTTGTTGGTTCAGTTCCATTGTTGATTTCTAACATAACAGATTCCATATCTTCTTTCGTCCAGTGGAAGTTTTTCAAAATAGCATAAGCTTCAGGATTATCTTGTTCTAATCCTTTTCTTGCCATCGTATGGATAGCCTCTTCGCTACCCATAGTACCTTTAGGATCTTCTAAATATTTCAGATCATATTTGGCAAACATCCAATGGGGTGACCAGCCTGTGATTACGATATCTTCTTTATTTTTGATTGCTTGTCCGAGTGCAACAGTCATTGCACCAGAAGAAGAAGTTTCAACTGACCAATCAGCTAAATTACTGTATGCTTTTTGTGTTTTCTCAGCGGCAGCGACAACTCCTGCACCGGGCTCAATGCCAGTAATTTTTTTACCTGCTTGTTCTTTTAAGTCTTCAATAGAATTAACATCCATATATTTGGGCACTACAATACCTAATTTAGCCCCTTTTAGGTTCTCACCTAAATCATCGACTTTATCTTTATATTGTTTATACTGCTCACCATGTGTGCCTGGTAGCCAAGCTGCAACCATCGCATCAGTTTCACCTTTTGAGATGGACTCCCACATGATTGCATTATCTAATGGAGTTAACGAAACATTGTATCCAACGTCTTTTAGCACTTCTCCAACCAC
The DNA window shown above is from Enterococcus sp. 4G2_DIV0659 and carries:
- a CDS encoding ABC transporter permease; this translates as MENDEEKFKWSYLYLIVVFALLYAPIFYLIFYSFNDTDTMNKFTGFTLANYMAVFDDTRLLVIVLNTFLLAFLSALLATIIGTFGAMGIYYTRRRKTRTALMSFNNILLVSPDVIIGASFLIFFTSVGFISLGFSSVLLSHIAFSIPIVVLMVLPKLQEMNDSMVDAARDLGANNVQVIKNIILPFLAPGIIAGYFMAFTYSLDDFAVTFFVTGNGFSTLSVEIYSRARQGISLEINALSTLVFLFSMVLVIGYYFISQDNTPKRLKKMRQEQSEVAKLK
- a CDS encoding glucosaminidase domain-containing protein, with protein sequence MKRKLLSFQMACVLLSLNLSPILGYADELNTESTTSEEGTVEQGTNDSSSTEETTTDSSTSSSNTETGTTESSTEKPVTPTEPVAPQKPVEPQQPQPTAPENNTGAPIVEQPQQVVDNSHATVRPDQEISIVKNEPTEMFIRRIGEKARAVGQKNDLYASIMIAQAILETGSGGSQLSQQPYHNLFGIKGEYEGQSVIFSTQEDDGSGNWFTIDAAFKQYPSVKESFEDYAKLMKEGINSNPEIYAGTWKSNATSYQEATKALTGVYATDTSYDQKLNAFIEEYNLTEYDKAEPSKTSSELIIADTHADSDFPDYTGETYAGSELYAAGNCTQYVYNRIVQIGGYIETTMGNGMDWGNTGKANGYEVTHTPKAGTAVSFQPTVAGADGTYGHVAFVEHVYEDGSILISEMNAAGLGVVSFRVIDQNTANTLTYVTPK
- a CDS encoding ABC transporter permease, which produces MKTMRRIYSIPYTLWLLLFVIAPVLMIIYQSFFDMNGQFTLANYQTYFTSGTYLSMTLNSVWYAFLITLFTLLISYPTAYFLTKLKHKQLWLMLVILPTWVNLLLKAYAFIGIFSIHGNVNQFLSFIGLGSHQILFTDFSFLFVATYIEIPFMILPIFNALEEMNPSLISASRDLGANNVVTFRRVIFPLSLNGVKSGVQAVFIPSLSLFMLTRLIGGNRVITLGTAIEEHFMVTQNWGMGSTIGVILIVAMFFVMLLTGEKKKKERGK
- a CDS encoding ABC transporter substrate-binding protein — encoded protein: MKKLQSLLIGILAIILILFLGVRQLEKASGMSGADTLTIYNWGDYIDPDLLRKFEKESGYKVNYETFDSNEAMFTKIQQGGTAYDITIPSEYMIQKMMKEKMLLPIDHTKLKGLEAIDERFLNLDFDPQNRYSIPYFWGTLGIIYNDKFASEEDIKHWDDLWKPKLKDNVMLIDGAREVLGLSLNSLGYSLNSKNNHELREATNKLNTLTTNVKAIVADEIKMYMINEESAAAVTFSGEAAEMLAGNEHLHYVIPSEGSNLWFDNIVIPKTAKNIKGSYAFINFMLRPENAAQNAEYIGYSTPNKLAKKLLPKEISSDEQFYPNDETIKHLEVYEDIGAKYLGIYNDLFLEFKMYRK